A single genomic interval of Lathyrus oleraceus cultivar Zhongwan6 chromosome 7, CAAS_Psat_ZW6_1.0, whole genome shotgun sequence harbors:
- the LOC127105472 gene encoding agamous-like MADS-box protein AGL29, with the protein MGRKKIKIKLVKNKEARNVTFSKRRKGLCKKASDLSVLCGAKVGLLGFSPGGNPFAFGSPSFQVVIDEYLHEGGTKPFENGEIENLNQQHKALKKEIHVEKKKMEEIEKGKVHIVPTNLSLEELQKVKTSLKELRCEIEAASSLLLLAKKPVFIVQDQIDCNI; encoded by the coding sequence ATGGGTcgtaaaaaaataaaaataaaattggTGAAGAACAAAGAAGCTAGGAATGTCACATTTTCTAAAAGAAGGAAAGGTCTCTGTAAGAAAGCAAGTGATTTATCCGTTCTTTGTGGTGCTAAAGTTGGATTGCTTGGATTCAGTCCTGGTGGTAATCCCTTTGCTTTTGGTTCTCCATCTTTTCAAGTTGTAATTGATGAGTACCTTCATGAAGGAGGCACTAAGCCTTTTGAAAATGGAGAGATCGAAAACCTCAACCAACAACACAAGGCTTTGAAGAAAGAGATACATGTGGAGAAAAAAAAGATGGAAGAAATTGAAAAAGGTAAAGTCCATATTGTCCCTACTAACCTTAGTTTGGAGGAACTTCAAAAAGTGAAGACTTCATTGAAGGAGCTCCGATGTGAAATTGAGGCAGCTTCATCTTTGCTTCTCCTTGCAAAGAAACCCGTGTTCATTGTTCAAGATCAAATAGATTGCAATATATAA